A window from Enterocloster bolteae encodes these proteins:
- a CDS encoding tRNA (cytidine(34)-2'-O)-methyltransferase: protein MMNIVLLEPEMPSNTGNIGRTCVATQTRLHLIEPLGFKLNEKALKRAGLDYWDKLDVTVYSDYKDFLERNPQASGNMYFATTKARKVYSDVTYGPDCYLMFGRESAGIPEEILVHNEDHCIRIPMWGDIRSLNLSNSAAIVLYEALRQNGFEKLELRGQLHHLHWKDE, encoded by the coding sequence ATGATGAATATCGTACTATTAGAACCGGAAATGCCATCCAACACAGGCAATATCGGCCGGACCTGCGTTGCCACCCAGACCAGGCTCCACCTCATCGAGCCTTTGGGGTTTAAGCTCAATGAAAAGGCCTTAAAGAGGGCAGGGCTGGACTATTGGGACAAACTGGACGTGACTGTGTACAGCGATTATAAAGATTTCCTGGAGCGCAATCCCCAGGCCTCAGGCAACATGTACTTTGCCACCACCAAAGCCCGCAAGGTGTATTCCGACGTGACCTACGGTCCGGACTGCTATCTCATGTTCGGCAGGGAAAGCGCCGGCATCCCGGAGGAGATTCTGGTGCACAATGAGGACCACTGTATCCGGATTCCCATGTGGGGCGACATCCGTTCCCTGAACCTGTCCAATTCCGCGGCAATTGTACTGTACGAGGCGCTGCGGCAGAATGGGTTTGAGAAACTGGAGCTGAGGGGCCAGCTTCACCATCTGCACTGGAAGGATGAATAG
- a CDS encoding aminotransferase class I/II-fold pyridoxal phosphate-dependent enzyme — protein MRNPLSDKIVKIPPSGIRKFFDIVSEMKDAISLGVGEPDFETPWHIREEGIYSLEKGRTFYTSNAGLKPLKVEICEYLKRRCGVTYDPDQEILVTVGGSEAIDIALRAMLNEGDEVLIPQPSYVSYMPCVTLADGVPVTIELEEKDQFKLTPEKLLEKITDKTKILVLPFPNNPTGAIMEKEELEEIVKIVLEKDLFVISDEIYSELTYNGKRHVTIASFPGMKERTVLINGFSKAYAMTGWRLGYAAAPHIILEQMLKIHQYAIMCAPTTSQYAAVSAMKNGDPDVSMMRESYNQRRRFLLHAYEEMGLTCFEPMGAFYTFPNISRFGMTSEEFATRFLEEEKVAVVPGTAFGDCGEGFVRVSYAYSLDNLKEALGRMERFVKRLDGRE, from the coding sequence ATGAGAAACCCATTATCAGATAAAATCGTAAAGATACCGCCGTCCGGTATCCGTAAATTTTTTGATATTGTAAGCGAGATGAAGGACGCCATCTCCCTGGGCGTGGGCGAGCCTGACTTTGAGACGCCCTGGCATATCCGCGAGGAGGGTATCTACTCCCTGGAAAAGGGGCGTACCTTCTACACCTCCAATGCCGGCTTAAAGCCCCTTAAAGTGGAGATATGCGAATATTTAAAACGCAGATGCGGCGTTACATATGACCCGGACCAGGAGATACTGGTAACGGTAGGCGGAAGTGAGGCCATCGACATTGCGCTGAGGGCTATGTTAAACGAGGGGGACGAGGTACTGATTCCCCAGCCCAGTTATGTATCCTATATGCCCTGCGTTACACTGGCAGACGGTGTGCCCGTAACCATTGAGCTGGAGGAAAAGGACCAGTTCAAGCTGACCCCGGAAAAGCTTCTGGAGAAGATTACAGACAAGACCAAGATTCTCGTCCTTCCCTTCCCCAACAACCCGACAGGCGCCATTATGGAAAAGGAAGAACTGGAAGAAATTGTAAAAATCGTCCTGGAAAAAGACCTGTTTGTGATTTCCGATGAGATTTATTCAGAACTGACATACAATGGAAAGCGCCATGTGACCATTGCCTCCTTCCCGGGCATGAAAGAGAGGACCGTGCTTATCAATGGCTTCTCCAAGGCCTATGCCATGACGGGCTGGCGTCTGGGCTATGCCGCAGCGCCCCATATCATTCTGGAACAGATGTTAAAGATTCACCAGTACGCTATCATGTGCGCCCCTACCACCAGCCAGTACGCTGCTGTATCAGCCATGAAGAACGGGGACCCGGATGTATCCATGATGCGGGAATCCTACAATCAGCGCAGGCGTTTCCTTCTCCACGCTTATGAGGAGATGGGCCTTACCTGCTTTGAGCCAATGGGCGCGTTTTACACCTTCCCCAACATCAGCCGCTTTGGGATGACATCAGAGGAATTTGCCACCCGGTTCCTGGAAGAGGAAAAGGTAGCTGTGGTGCCGGGTACTGCGTTTGGAGACTGCGGGGAGGGATTCGTAAGGGTATCCTACGCCTACTCCCTGGATAACCTGAAAGAGGCTCTGGGACGCATGGAACGGTTCGTAAAAAGACTGGACGGCAGGGAATAA
- a CDS encoding Lrp/AsnC family transcriptional regulator, protein MREKILAVIEKNSRIDLKDLAVLLGESEIAVANEIAEMEKEHIICGYHTLINWDNTSEEKVVALIEVKVTPQRGMGFDKIAERIYQYSEVEAVYLMSGAYDFTVFIEGRTMRQIAQFVSDKLGPMESVLSTATHFVLKKYKDHGTIISEQVQDERMLITP, encoded by the coding sequence ATGAGGGAAAAGATACTTGCAGTCATTGAGAAAAACAGCAGAATCGACCTTAAGGACCTGGCCGTGCTGCTGGGAGAAAGCGAAATAGCGGTGGCCAACGAGATAGCGGAAATGGAGAAGGAACACATTATCTGCGGATACCACACACTGATTAACTGGGATAACACCAGTGAGGAAAAAGTAGTGGCGTTAATCGAGGTAAAGGTGACTCCGCAGAGGGGCATGGGCTTTGACAAGATAGCAGAGCGCATTTACCAGTACAGCGAGGTGGAGGCCGTGTATCTCATGAGCGGCGCCTATGATTTCACTGTGTTCATCGAGGGCAGGACCATGCGCCAGATTGCCCAGTTCGTATCCGACAAGCTGGGACCGATGGAATCCGTATTAAGCACTGCAACCCATTTCGTATTGAAAAAATACAAAGACCACGGCACCATTATAAGTGAGCAGGTGCAGGATGAAAGGATGCTGATTACTCCATGA
- a CDS encoding VanW family protein, with protein MRNRIGNAGLTAAISMALLAAFPVIAWAAPVLPAGITAGSQSLAGMTAEEAKAAVQEYVDGLAAQSVTLSVDGQDVATTAGELGFHWINTDVIDEAVSQYAGGSLIKQYMIEKDLAAAPVEVELETEVDSAKVKNFVDTQCQGITAEPQNASITRENGQFVITDSVPGRVVDVAGTEAALNEALEGGLDQPIEVTAQVTEEQPVITSEALATIQDVLGTYTTDFSSSGAARSTNLAVGAAKINGHVLMPGDVLSGYECLQPFTTANGYKTAAAYENGQVVDSIGGGVCQLATTLYNASLEAEVEIVQRQNHSMIVTYVKPSRDAAIAGTYKDIKIKNNYSTPIYVEGYTSGRKLTFTIYGKETRPANRKVEYVSETLGSTSPGEPQLIVDNTLAPGARVKVQSSHTGLRSRLWKVVTVDGVEQERTLLNKDTYNASKAIYRVGPDLPVALPVVPDVTAPVDTAPAETAPVTGVEGGPGVTQPAPEPAPAPEANPAPAANPAPEANPAPAANPAPAQGGPTVTPVEGP; from the coding sequence ATGAGGAATCGTATAGGAAATGCCGGCCTGACAGCGGCCATCAGTATGGCGCTGCTTGCGGCATTTCCAGTGATTGCCTGGGCGGCGCCTGTGCTGCCGGCCGGGATAACCGCAGGCAGCCAGAGCCTGGCCGGAATGACGGCTGAGGAGGCGAAGGCAGCGGTCCAGGAATATGTGGACGGCCTGGCGGCCCAGTCAGTGACCCTCAGCGTGGATGGACAGGATGTGGCCACCACAGCAGGGGAATTGGGCTTTCACTGGATTAACACAGACGTAATTGATGAGGCGGTCAGCCAGTATGCCGGCGGCAGCCTGATTAAACAGTACATGATTGAAAAAGATCTGGCGGCAGCGCCCGTGGAGGTTGAACTGGAGACAGAGGTGGATTCCGCGAAGGTGAAGAACTTTGTGGATACACAGTGCCAGGGAATCACGGCAGAGCCCCAGAATGCATCTATAACCAGAGAAAACGGACAGTTTGTCATTACGGACTCTGTACCCGGCCGGGTGGTTGACGTGGCGGGAACCGAGGCGGCCCTTAACGAGGCCCTGGAAGGCGGACTGGACCAGCCGATAGAGGTAACAGCCCAGGTAACAGAAGAACAGCCGGTCATTACCAGTGAGGCCCTGGCTACCATTCAGGATGTGCTGGGCACATATACAACTGATTTCAGCAGCAGCGGCGCAGCCCGCTCCACCAACCTGGCAGTAGGCGCGGCCAAGATTAACGGTCACGTTCTTATGCCCGGGGATGTCCTGTCAGGCTATGAATGCCTGCAGCCTTTTACCACAGCCAATGGGTATAAGACAGCGGCGGCTTATGAGAACGGCCAGGTCGTGGACAGCATCGGCGGAGGCGTGTGCCAGCTGGCTACCACTCTGTATAACGCTTCCCTGGAAGCGGAGGTGGAGATTGTCCAGAGACAGAACCACTCCATGATTGTCACCTATGTGAAACCATCCAGGGACGCGGCCATTGCAGGCACTTATAAGGATATTAAGATAAAGAACAATTACAGTACCCCTATTTATGTGGAGGGTTATACCTCCGGCAGGAAGCTTACCTTCACCATATACGGCAAGGAGACCAGACCGGCTAACCGCAAGGTGGAATACGTGTCTGAAACCCTGGGAAGCACCAGTCCGGGAGAGCCGCAGCTCATTGTAGACAACACCCTGGCTCCGGGAGCAAGGGTCAAGGTCCAGTCCTCCCACACAGGACTTAGATCCAGATTATGGAAGGTAGTGACGGTGGACGGCGTGGAGCAGGAGAGAACCCTGCTTAACAAGGACACCTACAATGCATCCAAGGCCATTTACCGGGTAGGTCCTGATCTGCCGGTAGCATTGCCGGTTGTGCCGGATGTGACGGCGCCTGTGGATACAGCTCCGGCAGAGACAGCGCCGGTAACCGGCGTGGAGGGAGGCCCGGGCGTGACGCAGCCGGCGCCTGAGCCGGCCCCGGCCCCGGAGGCGAACCCGGCGCCCGCGGCGAATCCGGCCCCGGAAGCGAATCCGGCGCCCGCAGCAAACCCTGCCCCGGCCCAGGGAGGCCCCACGGTCACCCCGGTGGAGGGACCATAA
- a CDS encoding PolC-type DNA polymerase III → MTNSYIALDLETTGLEARLDKITEIAALRVEDGRVEERFVTLVNPGRQLGERITALTGITDDMVKDAPVIEDTIGDVVRFCGNLPLLGHNILFDYAFLKRAAVNSGLDFEREGIDTLGICRLFMPEDVKRNLTCACSFYEVSQSAAHRAQADAEAAHGLYQVMMARHGEEHPEAFAAKPLIYKAKREQPATKRQKEYLHDLLKCHRIDVTVQIDAMSRSEVSRMIDNIISQYGRMTSRISGEQKD, encoded by the coding sequence ATGACGAATTCGTACATAGCCCTGGACCTGGAGACGACGGGACTTGAGGCCAGGCTGGATAAGATAACGGAAATTGCTGCCCTGAGAGTGGAGGACGGCCGGGTGGAGGAAAGGTTTGTAACCCTGGTGAATCCTGGGCGGCAGCTGGGGGAGAGGATTACGGCTCTTACGGGGATTACGGATGATATGGTGAAGGACGCCCCTGTGATTGAGGATACGATTGGAGATGTGGTCCGGTTCTGCGGGAATCTGCCTTTACTGGGGCATAATATATTGTTTGATTACGCTTTCCTGAAACGGGCCGCTGTGAACAGCGGGCTGGATTTTGAACGGGAGGGCATTGATACCCTTGGCATCTGCCGGCTGTTTATGCCTGAGGATGTAAAACGGAATTTAACCTGCGCCTGCTCTTTTTATGAGGTTTCTCAGTCTGCGGCCCACCGGGCGCAGGCGGATGCGGAGGCGGCTCATGGGCTGTATCAGGTGATGATGGCCCGCCACGGGGAGGAGCATCCGGAAGCTTTTGCGGCGAAACCCTTGATTTATAAGGCAAAAAGAGAACAGCCGGCCACAAAAAGACAAAAAGAATACTTGCACGATTTGTTAAAATGTCATAGAATAGACGTAACTGTGCAGATAGATGCCATGAGCCGCAGTGAGGTGTCGCGGATGATTGACAATATTATCTCCCAGTACGGACGGATGACCAGCAGAATATCCGGGGAACAGAAAGACTAA
- a CDS encoding lactate racemase domain-containing protein yields MLKNIAEFSAQTESGELSSHQAVAVMDCMLEGLPKAGRILLVPPDITRCYSYGGVITSYLYHRLSREAKVRIMPAVGTHRAMSREEQIRFFGEDVPEEVFLYHDWRKDTVPVGTVPGAYCGQVSGGRYTSDIGAEVNRCVVDGSFDLILSIGQVVPHEVIGMSNYTKNILVGLGGRPMINGTHMLGALCNLETIMGNTDTPVRAVFDYGEEHFLRDVPLAYILTVASEQEGRTALHGIFTGASRQVYEHAAALAKRRCITQVERRAKKVVAYLEPEEFSTTWVGNKAIYRTRMMIEDGGELLVIAPGIKGFGENPEVDGLIRRYGYKGTPYTMELMENGAFPGSAMVPAHMIHSSSEGRFTITYAVNPEYVSQDEIGRIGYEFMDVKDALARYPVLEMEDGWQEMEDGEEIYVVKAPALGLWRVMGV; encoded by the coding sequence ATGTTGAAAAATATAGCTGAGTTCAGCGCACAGACAGAGTCAGGGGAGCTGTCTTCGCATCAGGCGGTGGCAGTGATGGATTGTATGCTGGAGGGACTTCCGAAGGCCGGGCGTATCCTCTTAGTGCCGCCGGATATCACACGCTGTTATTCCTACGGGGGTGTCATCACATCCTATCTGTATCACCGTCTGAGCAGGGAGGCAAAGGTGCGCATCATGCCTGCGGTGGGGACCCACAGGGCCATGAGCCGTGAGGAACAGATCCGGTTTTTCGGGGAGGACGTGCCGGAGGAGGTTTTTCTGTACCATGACTGGAGAAAGGACACAGTCCCTGTCGGCACGGTGCCGGGCGCCTATTGCGGCCAGGTGTCCGGGGGCAGGTACACGTCGGATATCGGTGCGGAGGTGAACCGCTGTGTGGTGGATGGAAGCTTTGACCTGATTCTGTCCATCGGCCAGGTGGTTCCCCATGAGGTCATCGGCATGTCCAATTACACCAAGAACATACTGGTGGGGCTGGGAGGAAGGCCCATGATTAACGGTACCCATATGCTGGGCGCTCTCTGTAATCTGGAGACAATTATGGGAAATACGGACACGCCGGTGCGGGCGGTGTTTGACTACGGGGAGGAACATTTTCTCCGGGATGTGCCTCTGGCATACATACTGACCGTTGCGTCGGAGCAGGAGGGAAGGACCGCCCTTCACGGCATCTTTACCGGGGCGTCCAGGCAGGTCTATGAACATGCGGCTGCGCTGGCAAAAAGACGCTGCATCACACAGGTGGAACGCCGGGCAAAAAAGGTGGTGGCTTATCTGGAGCCGGAGGAGTTTTCCACCACCTGGGTGGGAAACAAGGCCATTTACCGCACCCGTATGATGATTGAAGACGGCGGGGAATTACTTGTCATTGCGCCGGGAATCAAGGGGTTTGGCGAGAACCCGGAGGTGGACGGTCTCATACGCCGTTACGGCTATAAGGGGACGCCCTATACCATGGAACTGATGGAAAATGGGGCATTTCCCGGCTCCGCCATGGTGCCGGCCCATATGATACACAGCTCCTCTGAGGGCAGGTTTACCATTACCTATGCCGTAAATCCGGAATATGTGTCCCAGGACGAGATAGGCCGGATAGGGTATGAATTCATGGATGTGAAGGACGCGCTTGCCAGATATCCTGTTTTGGAGATGGAGGATGGATGGCAGGAGATGGAGGATGGGGAGGAGATATATGTAGTAAAGGCCCCGGCTCTTGGATTGTGGAGAGTGATGGGCGTGTAG
- a CDS encoding ABC transporter permease gives MGEEKNRQASNLQFIKKNAGSSQVMVYVILVVLLLAAQLMSPGYLKPTHVAGILRLASFMGIAAIGQNLTILTGGIDLSIANTITFANVIAAQIMMGRNENLPAALFAVIVMGVMVGFINGVGIHWLKIPPFIMTLGVGTVIQGVFLIYTKGAPKGNASPLLKAICGQSFIGILSGIVVIWAVMAAVTIVLLRNTPYGRKIYSVGTNEQAARFSGIHTGRVTFSVYLISAVIAAVSGFFLVGYTGTSFLDVGTSYNTKTIAAVIIGGTAITGGKGGYIGTIAGAIIMTILDDFLTIVNIPEAGRQIMQGVIIVLLVLIYSREKRKK, from the coding sequence GTGGGAGAAGAAAAGAACAGACAGGCTTCCAATCTACAGTTTATTAAGAAAAATGCAGGCAGCTCCCAGGTTATGGTCTATGTTATACTGGTGGTATTATTGCTGGCGGCCCAGCTCATGTCACCGGGCTATTTAAAGCCCACCCATGTGGCCGGAATCCTGAGGCTGGCCTCCTTTATGGGAATCGCCGCAATCGGCCAGAACCTGACCATACTGACAGGAGGAATTGATTTATCCATCGCCAATACCATCACCTTTGCCAACGTGATTGCGGCGCAGATCATGATGGGCCGAAATGAGAATCTGCCCGCTGCGCTTTTTGCAGTCATTGTCATGGGTGTGATGGTGGGATTTATCAACGGAGTGGGAATCCATTGGCTTAAGATACCGCCCTTTATCATGACGCTTGGTGTGGGAACGGTTATCCAGGGCGTGTTTCTGATTTACACAAAGGGCGCCCCCAAGGGCAATGCATCTCCCCTTCTGAAGGCCATCTGCGGACAGAGCTTCATAGGCATCCTGTCCGGCATTGTGGTCATATGGGCTGTTATGGCGGCTGTGACCATTGTGCTTCTGCGGAATACTCCCTACGGGAGGAAGATATATTCCGTGGGCACCAACGAGCAGGCGGCCAGGTTTTCGGGAATACACACAGGAAGGGTGACATTTTCCGTGTATCTGATATCCGCGGTCATAGCAGCTGTCTCCGGTTTCTTCCTGGTGGGATACACGGGTACCAGCTTCCTGGATGTGGGCACCAGCTACAATACAAAGACCATAGCGGCCGTCATTATCGGAGGAACCGCCATTACCGGAGGAAAGGGCGGATATATCGGAACCATAGCAGGGGCAATCATCATGACCATACTGGATGATTTTCTGACCATTGTCAATATTCCGGAGGCAGGGCGTCAGATCATGCAGGGAGTTATCATCGTACTGCTGGTACTCATATACAGCAGGGAAAAGCGTAAGAAGTAG
- a CDS encoding ABC transporter permease, whose product MKGRLNRNFWHKHGHTVIIYVFLAALMVFVSIFNKDFFTLGNFKNLLRSSFPLLMAALGQTLIILTGGIDLSLGGIVALCNVVCVMSMNPDSAWGFVPALGAAAAVGLACGAVNGVLVTKGRLAPIIVTIATTAVFDGMALLLMPNPGGSVHKAFAKFLTRGYSGAVPFLLFILILCLVRSLANSTPYGKALRAIGGSENAAYSTGIRVGKIKFCAYCLAGLLCAVAGIFLSAQMNSADATIGKNYAMNAITATVVGGTAMTGAVGDPLGTIAGVFIISIINNMLNLFGVSSFYQFICQGLILIAALSLSALHKRH is encoded by the coding sequence GTGAAGGGCAGATTGAATCGAAACTTCTGGCATAAACACGGGCATACGGTTATCATATACGTGTTTCTGGCAGCTCTCATGGTTTTTGTAAGCATATTTAATAAGGACTTTTTTACGCTGGGGAATTTCAAGAATCTTCTGCGTTCCTCTTTTCCGCTGCTCATGGCAGCCCTGGGGCAGACGCTGATCATTCTCACAGGAGGAATTGACTTGTCCCTGGGAGGAATTGTGGCTCTGTGCAATGTGGTCTGCGTCATGTCCATGAACCCGGACTCTGCCTGGGGATTTGTCCCTGCCCTGGGGGCAGCGGCTGCGGTGGGCCTGGCCTGCGGGGCTGTAAACGGTGTCCTGGTCACAAAAGGGCGCCTGGCTCCCATCATTGTAACCATAGCAACCACAGCCGTATTTGACGGAATGGCTTTACTGCTCATGCCGAATCCGGGGGGGAGTGTGCACAAGGCGTTTGCCAAGTTCCTGACACGGGGATATTCCGGTGCGGTACCCTTTCTTCTGTTCATCCTCATCCTCTGTCTGGTGAGAAGTCTCGCCAACAGCACTCCCTACGGAAAGGCCCTGAGGGCCATTGGAGGCAGTGAAAATGCGGCCTACTCCACCGGCATACGGGTGGGAAAGATAAAATTCTGCGCCTACTGTCTGGCCGGGCTCCTGTGCGCTGTGGCCGGAATATTCTTAAGCGCCCAGATGAATTCGGCTGACGCCACCATAGGAAAAAATTACGCCATGAACGCCATCACTGCCACAGTGGTGGGTGGAACTGCCATGACAGGCGCGGTGGGAGACCCTCTGGGTACCATAGCAGGCGTGTTCATCATTTCCATCATCAACAATATGCTGAACCTGTTTGGCGTTTCTTCATTTTACCAGTTCATATGCCAGGGCCTGATACTGATTGCAGCCCTGTCGCTCAGCGCGCTGCATAAGAGGCATTAG
- a CDS encoding sugar ABC transporter ATP-binding protein: MAEEILKMVNITKRFAGITALDRVQFSCSKGEVHVLAGENGAGKSTILKILAGIHQADEGEIYFHGKKVVIRNPEQSQKLGIAMVFQELTLVGEMTVWENIYLNQEPVTRLGRINRKEIKKRILDVMDRYGIHIDPDAPVGSLPVAEQQMAEILKILVRDPELIILDEPTSALAKKEVEQLYQIIHNLIADGKTIIFISHRLEELFELGDRITVFKDGCYIGTRNMNEINEDDLIRMMVGRSLNHVFPPPVCEVDDSQVIFEVKNLADANHKLNQVSFQVHKGEILGVAGLQGHGQTELLNAVSGLYPLSGGSIIVNGKQVGIKNAGQAIANGIALVPSDRKNQGLMLELSNRHNLAISSMKKRMKGCFIDKKAEQAFSESMASKLSIKMGGLDLPVSSLSGGNQQKVVLGKELATEPRVILFDEPTRGIDVEAKREFYQIMHDLAARGVAVVMNSSDMLEVIGMSSRVIVMYEGRISGVLEKEELTEERIMQLGMGLGKNRKEGEKG; the protein is encoded by the coding sequence GTGGCTGAAGAGATTTTAAAAATGGTCAATATAACAAAACGGTTTGCCGGCATCACGGCCCTGGACCGGGTACAATTTTCCTGCAGTAAGGGGGAAGTACATGTGCTGGCCGGGGAAAACGGGGCCGGAAAGAGTACCATACTTAAGATTCTGGCGGGAATCCATCAGGCGGATGAAGGGGAAATATATTTCCATGGTAAAAAGGTGGTAATCCGGAATCCTGAGCAGTCCCAGAAACTGGGGATTGCCATGGTGTTCCAGGAGCTGACTCTGGTGGGGGAAATGACGGTCTGGGAAAATATTTATTTAAACCAGGAACCGGTTACCCGTCTGGGAAGAATCAACCGAAAGGAAATTAAAAAGCGCATTCTGGACGTCATGGACCGCTATGGAATCCATATTGACCCGGATGCCCCTGTGGGCAGTCTGCCGGTGGCGGAACAGCAGATGGCGGAAATCCTAAAGATTCTGGTCAGGGACCCGGAACTGATTATTCTGGACGAGCCAACTTCTGCATTGGCCAAAAAGGAGGTAGAGCAGCTGTATCAGATTATCCACAATCTGATTGCGGATGGCAAGACGATTATTTTCATTTCCCACCGTTTGGAGGAATTGTTTGAGCTGGGAGACCGGATCACCGTATTCAAGGACGGATGCTATATTGGGACCAGGAACATGAATGAGATAAATGAGGATGATTTAATACGGATGATGGTGGGACGCTCCCTGAATCATGTATTCCCTCCGCCTGTTTGCGAAGTGGATGACAGCCAGGTAATATTTGAGGTAAAGAATCTGGCGGATGCAAACCATAAGCTGAACCAGGTCAGCTTCCAGGTACATAAAGGAGAGATATTGGGAGTTGCCGGACTGCAGGGCCATGGACAGACAGAGCTGCTTAATGCTGTCAGCGGTCTCTATCCCCTGTCCGGGGGATCTATTATTGTCAATGGAAAGCAGGTGGGCATAAAGAACGCGGGGCAGGCCATTGCAAACGGAATTGCCCTGGTGCCCTCCGACCGGAAGAACCAGGGGCTGATGCTGGAGCTTTCCAACCGCCACAACCTGGCCATTTCCAGTATGAAAAAGCGCATGAAAGGATGTTTCATAGACAAAAAGGCGGAACAGGCATTCAGCGAGTCCATGGCGTCAAAGCTTTCCATTAAAATGGGAGGGCTGGACCTGCCTGTATCCAGTCTGTCGGGGGGAAACCAGCAAAAGGTGGTTCTGGGCAAGGAGCTGGCCACGGAGCCCAGGGTTATTCTCTTTGACGAGCCAACACGCGGTATTGACGTGGAGGCAAAACGGGAATTCTACCAAATCATGCATGACCTGGCGGCCCGGGGCGTGGCGGTGGTCATGAACTCCAGTGACATGCTGGAGGTAATCGGCATGAGCAGCCGGGTGATTGTTATGTACGAGGGCAGGATATCCGGTGTCCTGGAAAAAGAAGAGCTGACAGAAGAACGGATTATGCAGCTGGGCATGGGACTGGGAAAGAACAGGAAGGAAGGTGAGAAAGGGTGA
- a CDS encoding ABC transporter substrate-binding protein, translating to MRKMFTVGLAAVMAMGLCACGSQKAAETTAAPAAAETTAAPSQDEKKEEAEETTEAQASSETAGGEGYVVALCNYSIGNSWRAQMEQEFVAEAEKLKAEGVVSEYYITNSNEDINKQISDMQDLITKKVDAIVITAASPTALAPVVEEAAEAGIKVVSFDNVVETDEQVATVGIDEKEFGRIGAEWLVDKLDGKGKIVVLNGIAGTATDSLRWGGAEEVFKQYPDIEILGSANASWDYAQGKAAMESMLSAYPEIDGVWSQGGAMTQGAIDAFIAAGRDLVPMTSEGNNGAIRAWIENKDKGLSCIAPSNPTYTSAEALRVVIKALNGEDIPGNVVMDIETVTEENVDQYYRSDMPDSFWVLTELDDATLQKLYK from the coding sequence ATGAGAAAAATGTTTACAGTAGGTTTGGCAGCAGTAATGGCAATGGGCCTGTGCGCCTGCGGTTCACAAAAGGCAGCGGAGACAACGGCTGCACCGGCGGCGGCAGAGACAACAGCCGCCCCATCCCAGGATGAAAAGAAAGAAGAAGCAGAAGAGACCACAGAGGCCCAGGCATCCTCTGAGACAGCCGGCGGTGAGGGATATGTGGTGGCCCTGTGCAACTATTCCATCGGAAACTCATGGAGGGCCCAGATGGAACAGGAGTTTGTGGCTGAGGCGGAGAAGCTGAAGGCAGAGGGAGTGGTAAGCGAGTACTACATTACCAATTCCAATGAGGATATCAACAAGCAGATCAGCGATATGCAGGATCTGATTACAAAGAAGGTAGACGCCATCGTTATTACGGCTGCCTCCCCAACAGCCCTTGCGCCAGTGGTAGAAGAGGCTGCTGAAGCGGGGATCAAGGTGGTATCCTTCGACAATGTGGTGGAGACAGATGAGCAGGTGGCTACGGTAGGCATTGACGAGAAGGAATTCGGCCGTATCGGAGCAGAGTGGCTGGTGGACAAGCTGGATGGAAAAGGCAAGATTGTGGTCCTGAACGGTATCGCGGGAACAGCTACTGACTCCCTGCGCTGGGGCGGTGCTGAGGAAGTGTTCAAACAGTATCCCGACATCGAGATTCTGGGATCAGCCAACGCTTCCTGGGACTATGCCCAGGGCAAGGCTGCCATGGAATCCATGCTGTCCGCTTATCCGGAAATCGACGGCGTGTGGTCACAGGGCGGCGCCATGACACAGGGCGCAATCGACGCATTTATAGCAGCCGGCCGGGATCTGGTTCCCATGACAAGCGAAGGCAACAACGGCGCTATCCGCGCATGGATTGAAAATAAGGATAAAGGGCTGTCCTGCATAGCACCTTCCAATCCTACCTACACCAGCGCAGAGGCTCTGCGGGTTGTCATCAAAGCCTTAAACGGCGAGGATATTCCAGGGAACGTGGTCATGGATATTGAGACCGTTACAGAAGAAAATGTGGACCAGTATTACCGTTCAGATATGCCGGACAGCTTCTGGGTTCTTACAGAGCTGGATGACGCGACTCTTCAGAAGCTTTACAAGTAG